A single genomic interval of Pomacea canaliculata isolate SZHN2017 linkage group LG5, ASM307304v1, whole genome shotgun sequence harbors:
- the LOC112564583 gene encoding LOW QUALITY PROTEIN: uncharacterized protein LOC112564583 (The sequence of the model RefSeq protein was modified relative to this genomic sequence to represent the inferred CDS: inserted 2 bases in 1 codon; deleted 1 base in 1 codon; substituted 1 base at 1 genomic stop codon), with protein sequence MSDHNYSVLSADITANEASFPGADHIDQTICRFLEEQGVPGATLAVAKDGRIVYEQGYGVAGAGRRMRAGHVLRVASISKPITAIAILRLCQDGKLSLDTPVFGMKGVLKGLKTRGDKRIRRVTVRHLLQHSAGWDRDAVGDAVFWSGVPCPQGLRVTSRKYNRHLLQYVLNRKLQFTPGSRSAYSNLGYLVLGEVIEAVSGQRYEQYVHALLASCGVTDMRIGEEERADWQSKEAEYFNIRGPSHLPSILPGQTDTQVLPQYGSFPMRNTGAYGGWVGRARDLLQVVLSLEASQHQQQQQVSRDDLCNSLTHTPRQRSKGRQGCWTRSAVRAMLARPAYEEGHEWYGLGLDVQNDGKTWGHTGAMEGTCATVQRHHSGVAWCFLLNAWAXDPDLDGVVKLALSLHPHLSPYPPGLTSCSTQGLRVCTRDGAQVIMTHIPPASAAAHVRAMEEQGLSLTWMGVNELDQEGGERVTFNLTFSKMAGQTSRMWLLDVEADELVKVVALCAQEHGVQPDLLATYVSGGRLLALVILVHAAITEERREVVSAVRAEEYVRLLARRRKCGYEVVSQCVTDVNGDLLVSAILARTLPSSSPDGGTADVMCQNALGRETCQKCCVNGSSSSSSSSSSAAAAAAAAAAATLPLRTCQCPALSMTLQRKYCDTIVLCGLTTSTIRSSSAISSHNTACCSSTVASPQDPRLGADDPGQLPGRTGPPGXTPLRPLRHAHFYTSRGQSFVSGTWSPACPRDVYQRMGVTYRGLLPALAEAGAANVHLRLLGQYMEDEMVFYALVWDVPTTDERHPSR encoded by the exons ATGTCAGATCACAATTACAGTGTTTTGtcag CGGACATTACAGCCAATGAGGCGTCGTTCCCAGGAGCAGACCACATTGACCAAACTATCTGCCGCTTTCTGGAAGAACAGGGGGTGCCGGGGGCAACTCTTGCAGTGGCCAAGGATGGGCGCATTGTTTACGAACAAG GATACGGCGTGGCTGGGGCTGGGCGCAGGATGAGGGCAGGGCATGTCCTGCGCGTGGCCAGCATCAGTAAACCCATCACTGCTATCGCCATTCTACGACTGTGTCAGGATGGAAAACTGAGTCTCGACACTCCTGTCTTTGGAATGAAAG GTGTGCTGAAAGGGTTGAAAACGCGAGGCGACAAGCGAATACGGCGGGTGACTGTGCGACACCTGCTGCAGCACTCCGCAGGTTGGGACCGCGACGCAGTGGGAGATGCGGTATTTTGGAGTGGTGTCCCCTGCCCCCAAGGCCTCAGAGTGACGTCACGAAAGTACAACCGACACCTGCTGCAGTATGTGCTGAACCGAAAACTGCAGTTTACTCCAG GCTCACGAAGCGCTTACTCGAACCTTGGCTACCTGGTGCTAGGGGAGGTCATCGAGGCTGTCAGCGGTCAGCGCTACGAACAGTACGTGCACGCGCTGCTCGCTTCCTGTGGCGTCACGGACATGCGCATTGGGGAAGAGGAGCGCGCGGACTGGCAGTCAAAGGAG GCAGAATATTTCAACATCCGGGGACCGTCGCATTTGCCCAGCATCCTGCCCGGTCAGACGGACACCCAGGTCCTACCGCAGTACGGCTCCTTCCCTATGCGAAACACCGGGGCGTACGGAGGTTGGGTCGGGCGGGCTAGGGATCTGCTTCAAGTGGTTCTCAGCCTAGAAGCAagccagcaccagcagcagcagcaagtgtCGAGAGATGACTTGTGCAACAGCCTT ACCCACACACCACGCCAAAGGTCAAAGGGTCGGCAAGGCTGCTGGACGCGGTCGGCAGTGAGGGCAATGTTGGCAAGACCTGCCTACGAGGAGGGGCACGAGTGGTACGGCTTGGGGCTGGACGTGCAGAATGATGGCAAGACCTGGGGCCACACTGGGGCCATGGAGGGCACGTGCGCCACCGTTCAG cGTCACCATAGCGGGGTGGCCTGGTGTTTCCTGCTCAACGCCTGGGC GGACCCGGACCTGGACGGGGTGGTGAAGCTGGCTCTCAGCCTCCACCCGCACCTGTCGCCCTACCCTCCCGGTCTGACCAGCTGCAGCACCCAGGGTCTGCGCGTGTGCACACGGGATGGCGCGCAGGTCATTATGACCCACATCCCACCCGCCTCCGCAGCTGCGCACGTGCGGGCAATGGAAGAGCAGGGGCTCAGCCTGACGTGGATGGGCGTCAACGAGCTGGACCAGGAAGGCGGCGAGCGCGTGACTTTCAACTTGACCTTTTCGAAAATGGCAGGTCAGACCAGCCGGATGTGGCTGCTGGACGTGGAGGCGGACGAGCTGGTGAAGGTGGTGGCTCTGTGCGCCCAGGAGCACGGAGTGCAGCCAGACCTTCTCGCCACGTACGTCAGCGGGGGTCGTCTGCTGGCGCTGGTGATCTTGGTGCATGCAGCCATCACGGAGGAGAGGCGGGAGGTGGTGTCCGCCGTGCGGGCAGAGGAGTACGTCCGGCTGTTGGCGCGGCGGCGAAAGTGTGGCTACGAGGTGGTCAGCCAGTGTGTCACGGATGTCAATGGGGACCTCCTGGTCTCGGCCATCTTGGCAAGGACGTTGCCTTCATCGTCGCCGGATGGAGGAACAGCCGATGTCATGTGTCAAAACGCGTTGGGCAGGGAGACCTGTCAGAAATGTTGTGTGAAcggttcatcatcatcatcatcatcatcatcatcagcagcagcagcagcagcagcagcagcagcagcaactttACCATTGCGGACTTGTCAATGTCCAGCCCTGTCCATGACCTTGCAAAGAAAATACTGTGATACAATCGTACTCTGTGGCCTTACCACCTCCACCATTAGAAGCAGCAGCGCCATCAGCAGCCACAACACCGCCTGCTGCTCATCGACGGTTGCCTCCCCTCAAGACCCTCGCCTGGGTGCAGATGACCCCGGACAGCTTCCTGGCCGAACTGGGCCGCCAGGCTAAACGCCACTGCGGCCTCTTCGCCACGCCCACTTCTACACCTCTCGTGGGCAGTCTTTCGTCAGTGGCACGTGGTCGCCGGCCTGTCCACGTGACGTCTACCAGCGAATGGGAGTGACGTATCGCGGCCTGCTGCCGGCCTTGGCCGAGGCGGGGGCAGCCAATGTTCACCTGCGGTTGTTAGGTCAGTATATGGAGGATGAGATGGTGTTCTATGCCCTTGTCTGGGATGTGCCCACGACAGACGAGCGTCATCCCTCGCGGTGA